The Streptomyces sp. NBC_00344 genome includes a window with the following:
- a CDS encoding thymidine phosphorylase gives MDVISVIRTKRDRGELSPEQIDWVIDAYTRGEVADEQMSALAMAILLNGMNRTEIARWTAAMIASGERMDFSALSRPTADKHSTGGVGDKITLPLAPLVAACGAAVPQLSGRGLGHTGGTLDKLESIPGWRALLSNTEMMDVLDSVGAVICAAGDGLAPADKKLYALRDVTGTVEAIPLIASSIMSKKIAEGTGSLVLDVKVGSGAFMKNLADARELASTMVGLGTDHGVRTVALLTDMATPLGLTAGNALEVRESVEVLAGGGPSDVVELTLALAREMLDAAGLKDADPAKALADGSAMDHWRRMIEAQGGDPDAALPVAREQHIVTAPSSGVLTRLDAYDIGVAAWRLGAGRARKEDPVQAGAGIELHAKPGDTVTAGQPLLTLHTDTPEKFAYALESLPAAFDIAAAGTGFTASPIVLDRIA, from the coding sequence ATGGACGTCATCTCCGTCATCCGCACCAAGCGGGACCGCGGCGAGCTGAGCCCGGAGCAGATCGACTGGGTGATCGACGCCTACACCCGCGGCGAGGTCGCCGACGAGCAGATGTCGGCGCTGGCCATGGCGATCCTGCTCAATGGAATGAACCGCACCGAGATCGCCCGCTGGACCGCGGCGATGATCGCCTCCGGTGAGCGGATGGACTTCTCGGCGCTCTCCCGGCCGACCGCCGACAAGCACTCCACCGGTGGCGTCGGCGACAAGATCACGCTGCCGCTGGCTCCGCTGGTCGCCGCCTGCGGTGCCGCGGTGCCGCAGCTCTCCGGCCGGGGCCTCGGCCACACCGGTGGCACCCTGGACAAGCTGGAGTCCATCCCCGGCTGGCGGGCGCTGCTCTCCAACACCGAGATGATGGACGTCCTCGATTCGGTCGGCGCGGTCATCTGTGCGGCGGGAGACGGACTGGCCCCTGCCGACAAGAAGCTCTACGCGCTGCGCGACGTCACCGGCACCGTCGAGGCCATTCCGCTGATCGCGTCCTCGATCATGTCCAAGAAGATCGCCGAGGGCACCGGCTCCCTGGTGCTGGACGTGAAGGTCGGCTCCGGCGCCTTCATGAAGAATCTGGCGGATGCCCGCGAGCTCGCCTCGACGATGGTCGGACTCGGCACCGACCACGGCGTCCGCACCGTCGCGCTCCTCACCGACATGGCCACGCCGCTCGGTCTGACCGCGGGCAACGCCCTCGAAGTACGTGAGTCCGTCGAGGTCCTGGCGGGCGGCGGTCCTTCCGACGTCGTCGAGCTCACTCTCGCGCTGGCCCGCGAAATGCTGGACGCGGCAGGACTCAAGGACGCCGATCCGGCCAAGGCACTCGCCGACGGCTCCGCCATGGACCACTGGCGCCGGATGATCGAGGCCCAGGGCGGCGACCCGGACGCCGCCCTGCCGGTCGCCCGCGAGCAGCACATCGTCACCGCCCCTTCGAGCGGAGTGCTGACCCGTCTCGACGCGTATGACATCGGCGTCGCCGCCTGGCGGCTCGGTGCGGGCCGCGCACGCAAGGAGGACCCGGTGCAGGCGGGTGCCGGCATCGAGCTGCATGCGAAGCCGGGTGACACGGTGACCGCGGGCCAGCCGCTGCTGACCCTGCACACGGACACCCCGGAGAAGTTCGCCTACGCGCTCGAGTCGCTTCCCGCGGCGTTCGACATCGCCGCTGCGGGCACCGGCTTCACGGCGAGCCCGATCGTGCTGGACCGCATCGCCTGA
- a CDS encoding STAS domain-containing protein, with amino-acid sequence MDVIEPIALVLPSPVSRADVPRLCEELGALLTSTGASEVVCDAGALVCPDLTAVEAVLRLRLTARRHGSLLRLRNAAPALRALLNLVGLPDPP; translated from the coding sequence GTGGATGTCATCGAGCCGATCGCCCTTGTGCTCCCCAGCCCGGTCTCCCGGGCCGATGTGCCGCGCCTGTGCGAGGAACTCGGAGCACTGCTGACCAGCACCGGGGCATCCGAGGTCGTCTGCGACGCAGGGGCGCTGGTGTGTCCCGACCTGACCGCGGTCGAAGCCGTCCTGCGGCTCAGGCTGACCGCGCGCAGACACGGCAGCCTCCTGCGGCTGCGCAACGCCGCCCCCGCTCTGCGCGCATTGCTGAATCTGGTGGGCCTGCCGGACCCGCCGTAG
- a CDS encoding amidohydrolase → MISRNSDVHQPTDGGAAVDAGEAVLPGVLPVTLRDELIAIRRDLHRHPELGNQEFRTTAALKARLEQAGLAPQVLNTGTGLMCDIGARDLDGARPMLALRADIDALPIPDTKVGCDYRSTVPDMAHACGHDIHTVAVLGAGLVLAELDRAGMLPYPVRLIFQPAEEVLPGGAPDAIASGVLEGVGRIIGVHCDPKVDAGRIGLRAGPITSACDRLEVSLDGPGGHTARPHLTTDLVTAAAKVVSEVPALLARRVDARSGLAVTWGRIEAGHACNVIPQHAELSGTVRCLDLDAWRSAPDLVHAAIDEVAGMHRAKSVINYVRGVPPVVNDGAVSELLREAMTARRGLHAIEDTEQSLGGEDFSWYLEQVPGAMARLGVRTPGDSARGDLHRGDFDADEASIEVAVELFTAAALLDGHRL, encoded by the coding sequence TTGATCTCCCGTAACTCCGATGTCCATCAGCCCACCGATGGCGGCGCGGCCGTCGACGCAGGCGAGGCAGTGCTGCCCGGCGTGCTCCCGGTCACACTGCGTGACGAGCTGATCGCCATCCGCCGGGACCTGCACCGGCACCCTGAGCTCGGGAATCAGGAGTTCCGCACCACCGCGGCCCTCAAGGCGCGGCTGGAGCAGGCCGGACTCGCACCGCAGGTGCTCAACACCGGCACCGGGCTGATGTGCGACATCGGAGCCCGTGACCTGGACGGGGCCCGGCCCATGCTGGCGCTGCGGGCCGACATCGACGCGCTGCCCATCCCGGACACCAAGGTGGGTTGCGACTACCGGTCCACCGTGCCGGACATGGCGCACGCCTGCGGCCACGACATCCACACGGTCGCGGTGCTCGGAGCCGGGCTCGTGCTGGCGGAGCTGGACCGGGCCGGAATGCTGCCGTACCCGGTGCGGCTGATCTTCCAGCCGGCGGAGGAAGTACTGCCCGGGGGAGCGCCGGACGCCATCGCGTCGGGGGTGCTCGAAGGGGTCGGACGGATCATCGGGGTGCACTGCGATCCCAAGGTCGACGCCGGGAGGATCGGGCTGCGGGCCGGGCCCATCACCTCCGCCTGCGACCGGCTGGAGGTCAGCCTGGACGGCCCCGGCGGCCACACCGCGCGGCCGCATCTGACCACCGACCTGGTCACCGCGGCGGCGAAGGTCGTCAGCGAGGTACCGGCCCTGCTGGCCAGGCGGGTCGACGCGCGCTCGGGACTCGCCGTGACCTGGGGGCGTATCGAGGCCGGGCACGCCTGCAACGTGATCCCGCAGCACGCCGAGCTCTCCGGGACCGTGCGGTGCCTGGATCTCGACGCCTGGCGGTCCGCACCGGATCTGGTCCACGCGGCCATCGACGAGGTGGCCGGAATGCACCGGGCCAAGTCGGTGATCAACTACGTGCGCGGGGTTCCGCCGGTCGTCAATGACGGGGCGGTGAGCGAACTGCTGCGCGAGGCGATGACCGCACGCCGCGGCTTGCATGCGATCGAGGACACCGAGCAGAGTCTCGGCGGCGAGGACTTCTCCTGGTACCTGGAGCAGGTGCCGGGAGCCATGGCCAGGCTCGGGGTGCGTACCCCCGGTGACAGCGCCAGGGGTGACTTGCACCGGGGTGATTTCGATGCCGACGAGGCCTCGATCGAGGTGGCCGTGGAGCTCTTCACAGCCGCCGCGTTGCTTGATGGACACCGTTTGTAA
- a CDS encoding sigma-70 family RNA polymerase sigma factor — protein MADLATTDLDSRLEGHRTELTGYCYRMLGSSFEAEDAVQDTMVRAWRSFDRFEGRSSLRSWLYRIATNVCLDMLNAGNKRARPMDLTAATPVAQAALNSRPEVTWLEPVPDGRVLPTAADPAEAAVERESIRLAFVAALQHLPPKQRAVLILREVLAWKASEVAELLETSVASVNSALQRARSTLADSAPAATDTADPLDEEQQKLLARYVAAFEGYDMQALTALLHEDATLSMPPYDLWLRGHDNIVGWMLGVGSVCRGSRLLPVVANGTPAFAHYHPSESGKGFDPWALMVIEITDGAVAGITSFLDTERWFPLFDLPARLEE, from the coding sequence ATGGCCGACCTCGCGACTACAGACCTCGACTCCCGTCTGGAAGGACACCGGACCGAGCTGACGGGCTACTGCTACCGCATGCTCGGTTCCTCCTTCGAAGCGGAGGACGCCGTCCAGGACACCATGGTCCGGGCCTGGCGGAGCTTCGACCGCTTCGAGGGGCGTTCCTCGCTGCGCTCGTGGCTCTACCGCATCGCGACCAATGTCTGCCTGGACATGCTGAACGCGGGGAACAAGCGGGCCCGGCCGATGGATCTCACCGCCGCGACCCCGGTCGCCCAGGCGGCGCTCAACTCCCGCCCCGAGGTCACCTGGCTGGAGCCGGTGCCGGACGGCAGGGTGCTCCCCACGGCCGCCGATCCGGCCGAGGCGGCGGTGGAACGGGAGTCGATCCGGCTTGCCTTCGTCGCCGCCCTGCAGCATCTGCCGCCCAAACAGCGGGCCGTACTCATCCTCCGCGAGGTGCTGGCCTGGAAGGCGAGCGAGGTCGCCGAGCTGCTCGAGACCTCGGTGGCATCGGTCAACAGCGCCCTCCAGCGGGCCCGCTCGACCCTCGCCGACTCCGCACCCGCGGCCACCGACACCGCCGATCCGCTCGACGAGGAACAGCAGAAGCTGCTCGCCCGCTATGTGGCGGCCTTCGAGGGTTACGACATGCAGGCACTGACCGCTCTGCTGCATGAGGACGCCACCCTCTCCATGCCGCCGTACGACCTGTGGCTGCGCGGCCACGACAACATCGTCGGCTGGATGCTGGGGGTCGGCTCGGTCTGCCGGGGCTCCCGGCTGCTGCCGGTGGTGGCCAACGGCACGCCGGCCTTCGCCCACTACCACCCGAGCGAATCGGGCAAGGGCTTCGATCCCTGGGCGCTGATGGTCATCGAGATCACCGACGGCGCGGTCGCCGGGATCACGTCGTTCCTGGACACCGAGCGGTGGTTCCCGCTGTTCGATCTGCCCGCCCGTCTGGAGGAGTGA
- a CDS encoding ABC transporter permease — MTATMTKTPPPAAPKAAKARSGRKLSLPKVLLIVAGALILISLVRIVTGADQLTSEGQISASLGLAVPIGLAGLGGLWSERAGVVNIGLEGMMILGTFGAGWIGWQSSPWLGLLAGITFGMLGGLIHGIVTITFGVDHIVSGVAINLLALGITQYLAKIFFTNGEAAVKGGNPKQSPPVDSLPTVTVPGLSDGLNSIANHHWFLVSDLAGILGGLVTDVSVLTILAVLLFAGTWWVLWKTTFGLRLRSSGENPIAAESLGVNVYRYKYAAVAISGGMAGLGGAFLAMVPTHTYLENQTGGRGYIGLAAMIFGNWRPGGLAMGAGLFGFSDALQLRNGGETVHALLLLIVVLLVLLAGWKLYRRALVQGTISAVMAAVILVWYLLTDDVPSDFVGATPYVVTLLVLSLSAQRLRMPKADGMRYRKGQGK, encoded by the coding sequence ATGACCGCGACGATGACGAAGACCCCGCCTCCGGCGGCTCCGAAGGCGGCGAAGGCCAGGTCCGGCCGCAAACTCAGCCTTCCCAAGGTCCTGCTGATCGTCGCGGGCGCCCTGATCCTGATCTCGCTGGTCCGGATCGTCACCGGCGCCGACCAGCTCACCTCCGAGGGGCAGATCAGCGCATCGCTCGGGCTCGCCGTCCCGATCGGCCTCGCGGGTCTGGGCGGACTGTGGTCCGAGCGGGCCGGTGTGGTCAACATCGGCCTCGAGGGAATGATGATCCTCGGCACCTTCGGGGCCGGCTGGATCGGCTGGCAGAGCAGCCCCTGGCTCGGGCTGCTCGCCGGAATCACCTTCGGCATGCTCGGCGGTCTGATCCACGGCATCGTCACCATCACCTTCGGCGTCGACCACATCGTGTCCGGTGTCGCGATCAACCTGCTGGCGCTCGGCATCACGCAGTACCTCGCCAAGATCTTCTTCACCAACGGCGAAGCGGCCGTCAAGGGCGGCAACCCCAAGCAGTCGCCGCCGGTCGACTCGCTGCCCACCGTCACCGTTCCCGGCCTCTCGGACGGTCTGAACTCGATCGCGAACCACCACTGGTTCCTGGTCTCCGACCTGGCCGGCATCCTCGGCGGCCTGGTCACCGACGTCTCGGTGCTGACGATCCTGGCCGTGCTGCTCTTCGCCGGCACCTGGTGGGTGCTGTGGAAGACCACGTTCGGCCTGCGGCTGCGCTCCAGCGGTGAGAACCCGATCGCCGCCGAGTCGCTGGGTGTCAACGTCTACCGGTACAAGTACGCGGCCGTCGCCATCTCCGGCGGTATGGCCGGTCTGGGCGGTGCGTTCCTGGCGATGGTCCCCACGCACACCTATCTGGAGAACCAGACCGGCGGCCGTGGCTACATCGGTCTCGCCGCGATGATCTTCGGTAACTGGCGGCCGGGCGGACTCGCCATGGGCGCCGGGCTGTTCGGCTTCTCCGACGCGCTCCAGCTGCGCAACGGCGGCGAGACCGTCCATGCGCTGCTGCTGCTCATCGTGGTGCTGCTGGTGCTGCTCGCCGGGTGGAAGCTGTACCGCAGGGCGCTCGTGCAGGGCACGATCAGCGCGGTGATGGCCGCGGTCATCCTCGTCTGGTACCTGTTGACCGACGATGTCCCGTCCGACTTCGTGGGTGCCACGCCGTATGTGGTGACGCTGCTGGTGCTCTCGCTCTCCGCGCAGCGGCTGCGGATGCCCAAGGCGGACGGTATGCGCTACCGGAAGGGCCAGGGCAAGTGA
- a CDS encoding BMP family lipoprotein produces the protein MRRVTKIAASGIATAALALSVSACGSTSTQKESDSSSGSSGKGVKVGVAYDVGGRGDHSFNDSASRGIDKAKSEFGGDVKELTAKTSDTEADREQRLTDLADAGYNPIVGIGFSYQASMQKVAAKYPKITFGLVDSVVDAKNVDNIVFTEEQSSYLAGVAAALKTKTKHVGFIGGVDIPLIKKFEAGYIQGVQDTNKSIKIDRQYLSHGSDLSGFASPDKGKEAAQGMLDKGADVVYSAAGSSGNGAIEAVNGKKGTWAIGVDSDQYNIPSLSKYKTSILTSVVKNVDIGVYDLVKSVHGGKPMTGTNAYSLAKGGVSLSTSGGYIDDIKAQLDAAKKKIADGTVKVKTTP, from the coding sequence TTGCGCCGGGTAACCAAGATCGCCGCGTCGGGCATAGCCACCGCGGCCCTCGCTCTCTCCGTTTCTGCCTGCGGCAGCACGTCGACCCAGAAGGAGTCGGACTCGTCGTCCGGTTCCTCGGGCAAGGGCGTCAAGGTCGGCGTCGCCTACGACGTCGGCGGCCGCGGCGACCACTCCTTCAACGACTCCGCCTCGCGCGGCATCGACAAGGCCAAGTCTGAGTTCGGCGGTGATGTCAAGGAGCTGACTGCCAAGACATCGGACACCGAGGCGGACCGCGAACAGCGGCTCACCGACCTGGCCGACGCGGGCTACAACCCGATTGTCGGCATCGGCTTCTCTTACCAGGCATCGATGCAGAAGGTTGCCGCGAAGTACCCGAAGATCACCTTCGGCCTCGTGGACTCGGTTGTCGACGCGAAGAACGTCGACAACATCGTCTTCACGGAGGAGCAGAGCTCCTACCTCGCGGGTGTTGCCGCCGCGCTGAAGACCAAGACGAAGCACGTCGGCTTCATCGGCGGTGTGGACATTCCGCTGATCAAGAAGTTCGAGGCGGGCTACATCCAGGGTGTCCAGGACACCAACAAGAGCATCAAGATCGACCGGCAGTACCTGAGCCACGGCTCGGACCTCTCCGGCTTCGCAAGCCCCGACAAGGGCAAGGAAGCCGCACAGGGCATGCTCGACAAGGGTGCGGACGTCGTCTACTCGGCGGCCGGCTCCTCCGGTAACGGCGCGATCGAGGCCGTGAACGGCAAGAAGGGCACCTGGGCGATCGGTGTCGACTCGGACCAGTACAACATCCCGTCGCTGTCCAAGTACAAGACCTCGATCCTGACCTCGGTGGTCAAGAACGTCGACATCGGCGTCTACGACCTGGTCAAGTCGGTCCACGGCGGCAAGCCGATGACCGGTACCAACGCCTACTCGCTGGCCAAGGGCGGCGTCTCGCTGTCCACCAGCGGTGGCTACATCGACGACATCAAGGCGCAGCTCGACGCGGCCAAGAAGAAGATCGCCGACGGCACCGTCAAGGTCAAGACCACTCCCTGA
- a CDS encoding L,D-transpeptidase family protein, translating to MEHIRRRGAAAAGITALVVPLTMALGGATPAMAAGCTTSTGPYQKQAERFLGRTADGKQSAADCAAIRSFQSTHGITPAIGYAGPVTWGVMDLMNQQKAAGKNPDKAGKCPVNKGRIACVDLTRQLSWIQDGRKLVFGPVPVRTGRDGHETRTGLKKIYWRDKNHVSSLYNVSMPYSQFFDGGEAFHSVGLSMWNPPGSHGCVNMTGTNAATYWSLLKKGDDVYVYGRKPGT from the coding sequence ATGGAACACATACGACGAAGAGGGGCTGCGGCGGCGGGCATCACCGCTCTGGTGGTCCCGCTGACCATGGCGCTGGGCGGGGCGACCCCCGCCATGGCGGCCGGCTGCACCACGAGCACGGGCCCGTACCAGAAGCAGGCCGAGAGGTTTCTCGGCCGGACGGCGGACGGAAAGCAGTCCGCCGCGGACTGCGCGGCGATCAGGAGCTTCCAGTCCACCCACGGCATCACTCCGGCGATCGGCTACGCCGGCCCCGTCACCTGGGGCGTGATGGACCTGATGAACCAGCAGAAGGCCGCAGGAAAGAATCCGGACAAGGCCGGCAAGTGCCCGGTGAACAAGGGCCGTATCGCCTGCGTCGACCTGACCCGTCAGCTGAGCTGGATCCAGGACGGCAGGAAACTGGTGTTCGGACCGGTGCCGGTACGCACCGGGCGGGACGGTCACGAGACGCGGACCGGCCTCAAGAAGATCTACTGGCGGGACAAGAACCATGTGTCCTCGCTCTACAACGTGTCGATGCCGTACAGCCAGTTCTTCGACGGCGGCGAGGCCTTCCACTCGGTGGGCCTGAGCATGTGGAACCCGCCCGGATCGCACGGGTGCGTCAACATGACCGGCACCAACGCCGCGACGTACTGGTCGCTGCTCAAAAAGGGTGACGACGTCTACGTCTACGGCCGCAAGCCGGGAACCTGA
- a CDS encoding cytidine deaminase, protein MTEIDWDVLREAARGAMSRAYAPYSKYPVGVAALVDDGRTVVGCNVENASYGLGLCAECGLVSQLQATGGGRLTHFTCVDGEGAVLVPCGRCRQLLYEFGGPELLLETPGGVLPLSEMLPQAFGPQHLN, encoded by the coding sequence GTGACCGAGATCGACTGGGATGTTCTGCGGGAGGCTGCGCGGGGTGCGATGTCCCGTGCGTACGCGCCGTACTCGAAGTACCCGGTCGGTGTGGCCGCCCTGGTGGACGACGGCCGCACGGTCGTCGGCTGCAATGTCGAGAACGCCTCGTACGGTCTCGGGCTGTGCGCCGAGTGCGGACTGGTCTCCCAGCTCCAGGCCACCGGCGGGGGACGGCTGACGCACTTCACCTGTGTGGACGGTGAGGGCGCCGTGCTGGTGCCGTGCGGTCGCTGCCGTCAGCTGCTGTACGAATTCGGCGGGCCCGAGCTGCTGCTCGAAACCCCGGGCGGGGTCCTCCCGCTGTCCGAGATGCTGCCCCAGGCGTTCGGCCCGCAGCACCTCAACTGA
- a CDS encoding ABC transporter ATP-binding protein gives MRGITKRFPGVVANRDIDITVRKGTVHALCGENGAGKSTLMKILYGMQKPDEGTIAVDGKQASFSTPADAIALGIGMVHQHFMLADNLTVLENVVLGGEKLYGIGNKARARIRELSEAYGLNVRPDVLVEDLGVADRQRVEILKVLYRGARTLILDEPTAVLVPQEVDALFDNLRELKSEGLTVIFISHKLGEVLSVADEITVIRRGTTVGTVDPASTTSRQLAELMVGSELPSPETRESTVTETPMLDIDDLRLTAADADGFVRDVLSGVSFTIRKGEVLGIAGVEGNGQAELVEAIMGMRDPDGGVITLGTDDISHAPTRKRREAGIGYIPEDRHRHGLLLEAPLWENRILGHVTERPNSRRGLIDAKAARADTDRIVAQYDVRTPGIDVTAASLSGGNQQKLIVGREMSHRPKLLIAAHPTRGVDVGAQAQIWDQIKEARREGLAVLLISADLDELIGLSDTLRVMYRGRLVADADPATITPEELGSAMTGAATGHLDHQDAAGAEAGGEDR, from the coding sequence CTGCGCGGCATCACCAAACGATTCCCCGGTGTCGTCGCCAACCGCGATATCGACATCACCGTCCGCAAGGGCACCGTGCACGCCCTGTGCGGTGAGAACGGTGCCGGCAAGTCCACCCTGATGAAGATCCTCTACGGCATGCAGAAGCCGGACGAGGGCACCATCGCTGTCGACGGCAAGCAGGCGTCCTTCTCCACCCCGGCCGACGCCATCGCCCTCGGCATCGGCATGGTGCACCAGCACTTCATGCTCGCCGACAACCTCACCGTCCTCGAGAACGTCGTACTCGGCGGCGAGAAGCTGTACGGCATCGGCAACAAGGCCCGTGCCAGGATCAGGGAGCTCTCGGAGGCGTACGGGCTGAACGTCCGCCCGGACGTGCTGGTCGAGGACCTCGGGGTCGCCGACCGCCAGCGGGTGGAGATCCTCAAGGTCCTCTACCGCGGCGCCCGCACCCTGATCCTCGACGAACCGACCGCGGTGCTGGTCCCGCAGGAGGTCGACGCGCTCTTCGACAACCTGCGCGAGCTCAAGTCCGAGGGCCTGACCGTCATCTTCATCTCGCACAAGCTGGGCGAGGTGCTGTCGGTCGCCGACGAGATCACGGTCATCCGCCGCGGCACCACCGTGGGTACCGTCGATCCGGCGTCCACCACGTCCAGGCAGCTGGCCGAGCTGATGGTCGGCAGCGAGCTGCCCTCGCCCGAGACCCGTGAGTCGACGGTCACCGAAACGCCGATGCTCGACATCGACGACCTCAGGCTGACGGCGGCCGACGCCGACGGGTTCGTGCGCGATGTGCTCTCCGGGGTCTCGTTCACCATCCGCAAGGGCGAAGTCCTGGGCATCGCAGGTGTGGAGGGCAACGGCCAGGCGGAGCTCGTCGAAGCGATCATGGGTATGCGCGACCCTGACGGCGGGGTCATCACTCTCGGCACCGACGACATCTCGCACGCACCCACCCGCAAGCGGCGCGAGGCCGGTATCGGCTACATCCCCGAGGACCGGCACCGCCACGGCCTGCTCCTCGAGGCGCCGCTCTGGGAGAACCGCATTCTCGGCCACGTCACCGAACGCCCCAACTCGCGGCGGGGACTGATCGACGCCAAGGCCGCACGCGCCGACACCGATCGGATCGTCGCCCAGTACGACGTCCGTACGCCCGGTATCGATGTCACTGCGGCCTCGCTCTCCGGCGGCAACCAGCAGAAGCTGATCGTCGGCCGGGAGATGAGCCACCGCCCCAAGCTGCTGATCGCCGCGCACCCCACCCGGGGTGTGGACGTCGGCGCCCAGGCGCAGATCTGGGACCAGATCAAGGAGGCCCGCCGTGAGGGCCTCGCGGTCCTGCTGATCTCCGCCGACCTGGACGAGCTGATCGGCCTGTCCGACACCCTGCGGGTGATGTACCGCGGCCGGCTTGTCGCCGACGCGGACCCCGCCACGATCACCCCCGAGGAACTCGGCTCCGCGATGACCGGCGCCGCCACCGGACACCTGGACCACCAGGACGCTGCCGGTGCAGAAGCTGGGGGAGAGGACCGATGA
- a CDS encoding ABC transporter permease has protein sequence MKKYTSRIDRERLILGIAAPLLALVAALVVTALVILATGKNPLAAFSDMLTFGSASDSQIYILNKATTYYLAGIAVAIGFRMNLFNIGVDGQYRMAAFFAAVVGGALTLPGAVQIPLMIVTAMLVGAMWAGIAGVLKVTRGVSEVISTIMLNSIATAVIAYLMQPGRLGQLDDSGTLVSTRPLPESSWFFSIDTGPAGVLWGFIVIAALAGVAYWFVLGRTRFGFDLRAVGQSESAASASGVSVKKMVATSMIISGAMAGLIGMPTLLNDSHMYSNDFPVGVGFTGIAIALLGRNHPIGIALAALLWGFLERTTNHLEFKGYDKEILGVIQGVIVLCVVIAYEVVRRYGLKRQQQKVGAELAAQAASIPQQVTA, from the coding sequence ATGAAGAAGTACACCTCACGCATCGACCGGGAACGGCTGATCCTCGGGATCGCCGCACCCCTGCTCGCGCTCGTGGCGGCCCTGGTCGTCACCGCACTGGTCATCCTGGCCACGGGCAAGAACCCGCTCGCCGCGTTCAGCGACATGCTCACCTTCGGCTCCGCCAGCGACAGCCAGATCTACATCCTCAACAAGGCGACGACGTACTACCTCGCCGGTATCGCGGTGGCCATCGGCTTCCGCATGAACCTCTTCAACATCGGCGTCGACGGCCAGTACCGGATGGCCGCCTTCTTCGCCGCGGTGGTCGGCGGCGCCCTCACACTGCCGGGCGCCGTCCAGATCCCACTGATGATCGTCACCGCCATGCTGGTCGGCGCGATGTGGGCGGGGATCGCGGGTGTTCTGAAGGTGACGCGCGGCGTCAGCGAGGTCATCTCGACGATCATGCTCAACTCGATCGCCACCGCGGTCATCGCCTATCTGATGCAGCCGGGCAGGCTCGGTCAGCTCGACGACTCAGGCACTCTGGTCTCCACCAGGCCGCTGCCGGAGTCGTCCTGGTTCTTCTCCATCGACACCGGCCCGGCCGGTGTGCTGTGGGGCTTCATCGTGATCGCGGCGCTGGCCGGTGTCGCGTACTGGTTCGTGCTGGGACGCACCCGCTTCGGCTTCGATCTGCGGGCGGTCGGCCAGTCCGAGTCCGCGGCCTCCGCGAGTGGTGTCAGTGTCAAGAAGATGGTCGCCACCAGCATGATCATCTCCGGCGCGATGGCCGGTCTGATCGGTATGCCGACGCTGCTCAACGACAGCCACATGTACAGCAACGACTTCCCGGTGGGTGTCGGCTTCACCGGCATCGCGATCGCCCTGCTCGGCCGCAACCACCCGATCGGCATCGCGCTCGCCGCGCTGCTCTGGGGCTTCCTGGAGCGCACCACCAACCACCTTGAGTTCAAGGGGTACGACAAGGAGATCCTCGGCGTGATCCAGGGCGTCATCGTCCTGTGCGTCGTGATCGCCTACGAGGTCGTCCGCCGGTACGGACTCAAGCGCCAGCAGCAGAAGGTCGGCGCCGAACTCGCCGCGCAGGCCGCCTCGATCCCGCAGCAGGTGACGGCATGA